One Solanum pennellii chromosome 10, SPENNV200 genomic region harbors:
- the LOC107001841 gene encoding proline-rich protein 4-like has product MGLHESLFGRVSSVSLLLFAVSFCYADDKTVQVVGFGECADCKESNIDTIHAFLGLGVTITCRNANGEKNTRGEGKLDKDGKFVVLLPKEMVKDGKLREDCFAKLHSASATPCPTHNGIEASKIVFTNSENNDKQTLKPLENLKFSTTLCTSAFLWPFFKCPPFPKIPPFPLFKNPLIPPIPILKKPPLPPIPTYTKPPLPLIPPMLKKSFPEIPIFQKPLFPPSLTQP; this is encoded by the exons ATGGGGCTTCATGAGTCCCTTTTTGGCAGAGTCTCCTCTGtttctttgttattatttgCAGTGAGCTTCTGCTATGCTGATGATAAGACAGTTCAGGTTGTTGGATTTGGGGAATGCGCTGATTGCAAAGAGAGTAACATAGACACCATTCATGCTTTTTTAG GGCTTGGTGTTACCATCACTTGCAGGAATGCAAATGGAGAGAAAAATACAAGAGGAGAGGGAAAACTAGACAAAGACGGAAAATTCGTGGTGTTACTTCCTAAAGAGATGGTGAAAGATGGGAAATTGAGAGAAGATTGTTTTGCAAAACTCCATAGTGCATCAGCTACACCATGTCCAACACACAATGGCATAGAAGCCTCAAAAATTGTATTCACTAATTCAGAAAACAATGATAAACAGACATTGAAACCACTTGAAAATCTAAAATTCTCAACAACCTTATGCACCTCTGCTTTCCTTTGGCCATTCTTCAAGTGTCCACCATTTCCAAAAATTCCACCTTTTCCCTTATTCAAAAATCCACTTATACCTCCAATTCCAATCCTCAAAAAACCACCTCTACCTCCAATTCCAACCTACACTAAGCCACCTCTACCTTTAATCCCACCAATGTTGAAAAAATCATTCCCTGAGATACCAATCTTTCAAAAACCATTGTTCCCACCTTCTCTTACTCAGCCATAG